Proteins encoded by one window of Sulfurospirillum barnesii SES-3:
- a CDS encoding M16 family metallopeptidase, with amino-acid sequence MANSLPQHVTKTLDNGLQIVVIPMNNKSDVITTDIFYKVGSGNEIMGKSGIAHMLEHLNFKSTKNLKSGEFDEIVKGFGGVNNASTGFDYTHYFIKSSSKNLAKSLELFAELMQNLRLTDEEFQPERNVVLEERLWRTDNSPIGYLYFRLFNNAFTYHPYHWTPIGFKEDIKHWSIEDIRSFHSKYYQPANAIVVVAGDISPEVVFQNVETYFASIKNDTEVPLPHHQIEPQQDGAKRVMLKKESEVEMVAIAYKIPNFKHEDQVALSGLSELLSSGKSSKLQRVLVDEKQLVNQVYGYAMQAKDPSLFLFLAVCNPGVKAEDVEKEILAIVESLKKGEISDKEIEKIKINTKADFIHNLESSSELASLFGSYYAKGDIAPLLNYEEQINQLKKEDIINAVTRYLVPQSSTTVILRKDY; translated from the coding sequence ATGGCTAACTCTCTTCCCCAACACGTGACAAAAACTTTAGACAATGGTTTGCAAATTGTCGTTATTCCTATGAACAATAAAAGCGATGTAATTACCACTGATATTTTCTATAAAGTAGGCAGTGGCAATGAAATTATGGGTAAAAGTGGTATTGCGCATATGCTTGAACACCTTAATTTTAAATCGACTAAAAATTTAAAATCGGGTGAATTTGATGAAATTGTAAAAGGTTTTGGTGGCGTCAATAATGCTTCAACAGGATTTGATTACACCCACTATTTTATAAAAAGTTCCTCAAAAAATCTTGCAAAATCTTTAGAACTTTTTGCAGAACTGATGCAAAATTTAAGACTTACCGATGAAGAGTTTCAACCTGAACGTAATGTAGTCTTGGAAGAGCGTTTATGGAGAACGGATAACTCTCCAATTGGTTATTTATACTTTAGACTTTTTAACAACGCATTTACCTATCATCCCTACCACTGGACACCCATTGGTTTTAAGGAAGATATTAAGCATTGGAGCATTGAAGATATTCGTAGTTTTCACTCGAAATACTACCAACCTGCCAACGCAATTGTGGTTGTAGCAGGAGATATTAGCCCTGAAGTAGTCTTTCAAAATGTTGAAACCTATTTTGCTTCTATCAAAAACGACACCGAGGTACCTTTACCGCACCATCAAATTGAACCCCAACAAGATGGTGCAAAACGAGTAATGCTTAAAAAAGAGAGTGAAGTTGAAATGGTGGCAATTGCCTATAAAATTCCAAATTTTAAACATGAAGATCAAGTCGCACTTTCAGGCCTGAGTGAACTTTTAAGCAGCGGGAAAAGTAGTAAATTACAACGTGTTTTAGTGGATGAAAAACAGTTAGTCAATCAAGTATACGGTTATGCCATGCAAGCCAAAGACCCCTCTTTATTTCTTTTTCTAGCGGTGTGTAACCCTGGGGTGAAGGCAGAAGATGTTGAAAAAGAGATTTTAGCGATTGTTGAAAGCCTCAAAAAAGGTGAAATAAGCGATAAAGAGATTGAAAAAATTAAAATCAACACCAAAGCAGATTTTATTCATAATTTAGAAAGTTCAAGTGAGTTAGCAAGCCTTTTTGGTTCGTACTATGCAAAAGGCGATATTGCACCGTTACTCAATTATGAAGAACAGATCAATCAACTAAAAAAAGAAGATATTATTAACGCTGTAACTCGTTATTTAGTACCACAATCATCCACGACAGTGATCTTACGAAAGGATTATTAA
- a CDS encoding enoyl-ACP reductase, producing the protein MQGKTLVISGGTRGIGKAIVYEFAKEGVNIAFTYNSNEELAIEQVKDLEKNYGIKARAYSLNILEPETYKDLFLEIDKEFDRVDFFISNAIISGRPVVGGYTKFMKLKPRGINNIFTATVNAFVVGAQEAAKRMEKVGGGSIISLSSTGNLVYIENYAGHGTAKAAVETMVRYAAAELGCKGIRVNAVSGGPIETDALRAFTNYEEVRDVTAKLSPLGRMGQPQDLAGACLFLCSEKASWITGHTMLIDGGTTFK; encoded by the coding sequence ATGCAAGGTAAAACACTTGTAATTAGCGGCGGTACCAGAGGTATTGGCAAAGCGATTGTTTATGAATTTGCAAAAGAGGGAGTAAATATTGCATTTACGTACAACTCAAATGAAGAATTAGCCATTGAACAAGTTAAGGATTTAGAAAAAAATTATGGTATCAAAGCCAGAGCTTATTCTTTAAATATTTTAGAACCTGAAACCTATAAAGATCTTTTTTTAGAGATTGATAAAGAGTTTGATCGTGTGGATTTTTTCATCTCCAACGCTATTATTTCGGGACGTCCTGTTGTAGGTGGCTATACTAAATTTATGAAGTTAAAACCCAGAGGCATTAATAATATTTTTACTGCAACGGTCAATGCATTTGTCGTAGGAGCACAAGAAGCGGCAAAACGTATGGAAAAAGTAGGAGGAGGAAGTATTATTTCCCTTTCATCCACAGGTAATTTAGTTTATATTGAAAATTATGCAGGTCATGGTACGGCAAAAGCAGCTGTGGAAACAATGGTTCGTTACGCAGCAGCAGAACTTGGATGCAAGGGCATTCGTGTCAATGCGGTTAGTGGTGGACCTATTGAAACAGATGCCTTACGTGCTTTTACCAATTACGAGGAAGTGCGTGATGTCACTGCCAAACTCTCACCACTAGGTCGCATGGGACAACCACAAGATTTAGCAGGTGCGTGTTTATTTCTCTGTTCTGAGAAAGCCTCTTGGATTACAGGGCATACCATGCTTATTGATGGCGGAACGACATTTAAATGA
- the dapA gene encoding 4-hydroxy-tetrahydrodipicolinate synthase: protein MQYSLQGAMTALITPFKNGKLDEVQYAKLIERQIKNNIDVVVPVGTTGESATLNHEEHRRCIEIAVDVCAKSNVKVLAGAGSNATHEAIDLAKFAQSHGAHAILSVTPYYNKPTQEGLFLHYQAIANSVEIPVLLYNVPGRTGCDLLPDTIFRLFDACQNIFGVKEATGSIDRCVDLLAHQPNLSVFSGEDAINYPILSNGGSGVISVTSNILPDQIAELTHLALKGDYHGAKAINDSLYEINKILFCESNPIPIKAAMYIAGLIDTLEYRLPLCAPTPANMKRIENTLKKYTIKGF, encoded by the coding sequence ATGCAATACAGTTTACAAGGAGCAATGACTGCTCTCATCACCCCCTTTAAAAATGGAAAATTAGATGAAGTTCAATATGCAAAACTTATTGAAAGACAAATTAAAAATAACATTGATGTTGTTGTACCTGTGGGAACCACGGGTGAGAGTGCAACCCTTAATCATGAAGAGCATCGCAGGTGTATTGAAATCGCTGTGGATGTGTGCGCCAAAAGCAATGTTAAAGTCCTAGCAGGAGCAGGAAGTAATGCAACGCATGAAGCCATTGATTTGGCAAAATTTGCACAATCTCATGGTGCACATGCTATCCTCTCAGTAACTCCCTACTACAATAAACCCACCCAAGAGGGTCTCTTTTTACACTATCAAGCCATTGCAAATTCGGTTGAAATCCCAGTCCTTTTATACAATGTTCCTGGACGCACAGGCTGTGATTTATTGCCCGATACAATTTTTAGACTCTTTGATGCATGTCAAAATATTTTTGGGGTTAAAGAGGCAACGGGTTCGATTGATCGTTGTGTGGATTTACTGGCACACCAACCCAATCTTTCTGTCTTTAGTGGAGAAGATGCGATTAACTACCCTATTCTTTCTAATGGAGGTTCAGGGGTTATTTCAGTTACCTCAAACATTTTGCCAGACCAAATTGCAGAGCTTACACATTTAGCACTTAAAGGGGATTATCATGGAGCTAAAGCTATCAATGATTCACTCTATGAAATCAATAAAATTCTCTTTTGTGAGAGTAATCCTATTCCTATTAAGGCGGCGATGTATATTGCTGGGTTGATAGATACCTTAGAGTATCGTTTACCACTGTGTGCACCTACACCTGCGAATATGAAACGTATTGAAAACACACTTAAAAAATATACTATTAAAGGATTTTAA
- a CDS encoding quinone-dependent dihydroorotate dehydrogenase, with amino-acid sequence MFDCYKMMKKLMFNFSPENAHTIAEFFFKHGANYTPFVLSFLAERFFIHDKRLEQTLFDRTFHNPVGLGAGFDKNATMIKMLTALGFGHIEYGTMTPEPQNGNAKPRCFRFPEQESIQNAMGFNNDGMHKIAKRLESLYPFATPLVANIGKNKTTSAENALSDYEKLIKRFKDLSDFLVINISSPNTPGLRDLQNEQFIKELFVMAKELTCKPVLLKIAPDLEIKEALELCSCALENGAQGIVATNTTIDYSLLPNAKDFGGISGKVLCEKSFNMFEALAKEFFGKTTLISVGGIDSADEAYRRLKAGASLIQIYSAFIFKGPSLNREINLGILERMNRDGFTHISELIGSDRR; translated from the coding sequence ATGTTTGATTGCTATAAAATGATGAAAAAATTGATGTTTAACTTCTCACCAGAGAATGCACACACCATTGCAGAATTTTTTTTCAAACATGGGGCAAACTATACACCTTTTGTTCTCTCCTTTTTGGCTGAGCGCTTTTTTATTCACGATAAACGTTTAGAACAAACGCTGTTTGATCGCACCTTTCACAATCCTGTAGGATTAGGGGCAGGGTTTGATAAAAATGCCACCATGATAAAAATGCTTACAGCCCTTGGATTTGGACATATTGAATATGGCACCATGACACCTGAGCCTCAAAATGGTAATGCAAAACCTCGTTGTTTTCGTTTTCCTGAACAAGAGTCCATTCAAAATGCTATGGGATTTAACAATGATGGTATGCATAAAATTGCAAAACGCTTAGAATCACTCTACCCTTTTGCAACACCTTTAGTAGCCAATATTGGAAAAAATAAAACTACCAGTGCGGAGAATGCACTCAGTGATTATGAAAAGCTTATTAAACGCTTTAAAGATTTAAGTGATTTTTTGGTGATCAACATCTCTTCTCCTAATACTCCAGGACTTCGAGATTTGCAAAATGAACAGTTTATTAAAGAGCTTTTTGTGATGGCAAAAGAGCTTACATGTAAACCTGTTTTACTAAAAATTGCACCTGACTTAGAAATAAAAGAGGCACTAGAGCTTTGTTCATGTGCCCTTGAAAATGGTGCACAAGGTATTGTCGCAACCAATACAACGATTGATTATTCACTGCTTCCTAATGCCAAAGATTTTGGAGGCATTAGCGGTAAAGTTTTATGTGAAAAAAGCTTTAACATGTTTGAAGCTTTAGCTAAAGAGTTCTTTGGAAAAACCACGCTTATCTCTGTTGGAGGCATTGACTCAGCCGATGAAGCGTATCGAAGGCTTAAAGCGGGTGCTAGCTTAATCCAAATTTACTCAGCCTTTATTTTTAAAGGTCCATCTCTAAATCGTGAAATCAATTTGGGCATTTTAGAGCGTATGAACCGAGATGGTTTTACACATATTAGTGAGCTTATAGGAAGCGATAGGAGATGA
- the cysS gene encoding cysteine--tRNA ligase yields the protein MLIYDSVHKKKLPFIPIRDNEVKIYVCGPTVYDDAHLGHARSAIAFDLLRRVFIALNYKVTFVKNFTDIDDKIIKKMHESHQSLEAITSHYIERYKAEMHALHVKDADIEPKATETVEEIISFVASMLDTKVAYATSDGIYFDTSKDKKYLCLSHRLVEEEASQSRVEQKEEKKDQKDFALWKFSKENEPSYPAPFGTGRPGWHIECSAMIEKHLASEGDFQIDIHAGGADLLFPHHENEAAQTRCKSHQELAKYWMHNGFVTINGEKMSKSLGNSFFLKDALANYSGEVLRFYLLATHYRANFNFSEEDLLMSKKRLDKLYRLKKRIFETPPSQISSSFKELMLEALKDDLNISKALASLDEMISAANEMLDANPKDKPLKATTHANLKWIEELLGIGLYHPYMYFQMGVSEVEKADIEALLQERTEAKKAKDFAKADTIRTLLEAKQIQLMDTANGTHWEKVNA from the coding sequence ATGCTTATTTATGATTCGGTACACAAGAAAAAACTACCCTTTATCCCCATTAGAGACAATGAAGTTAAAATTTATGTCTGTGGTCCAACCGTTTATGATGATGCTCATTTAGGCCATGCAAGAAGTGCTATTGCTTTTGATTTATTGCGCCGTGTTTTTATTGCATTAAACTATAAGGTCACATTTGTCAAAAATTTTACAGATATTGATGATAAAATTATTAAGAAAATGCACGAGAGCCATCAATCCCTAGAAGCGATTACATCGCACTATATTGAGCGTTACAAAGCAGAAATGCATGCTTTACATGTAAAGGATGCTGATATTGAGCCAAAAGCGACAGAAACGGTTGAAGAGATTATCTCTTTTGTTGCATCCATGCTAGATACAAAGGTTGCTTATGCGACCAGTGATGGGATTTATTTTGATACGTCAAAAGATAAAAAATACCTCTGCTTAAGTCATCGCCTTGTGGAAGAAGAGGCTTCACAATCACGTGTAGAGCAAAAAGAAGAGAAAAAAGACCAAAAAGATTTTGCTCTGTGGAAATTTTCAAAAGAGAATGAACCAAGCTACCCTGCCCCTTTTGGAACGGGTCGTCCAGGATGGCACATTGAATGTTCGGCGATGATAGAAAAACATCTTGCAAGTGAGGGTGATTTTCAGATTGACATTCATGCAGGTGGGGCTGATTTGCTTTTCCCCCACCACGAAAATGAAGCCGCACAAACCAGATGTAAAAGCCATCAAGAACTTGCAAAATACTGGATGCACAATGGCTTTGTCACGATTAATGGTGAGAAAATGAGCAAATCTTTAGGTAATAGCTTCTTTTTAAAAGATGCTCTTGCCAACTACAGTGGTGAAGTTTTACGCTTTTATTTGCTTGCAACACACTACAGAGCCAATTTTAACTTCTCTGAAGAAGATTTACTGATGAGTAAAAAACGCCTTGATAAACTCTATCGGCTGAAGAAACGTATTTTTGAAACACCTCCTTCACAGATTTCATCCTCTTTTAAAGAGTTGATGCTTGAAGCACTTAAAGATGATCTAAACATTTCAAAAGCATTGGCCAGTTTGGATGAAATGATCTCTGCCGCCAATGAAATGCTCGATGCAAATCCTAAAGACAAACCCCTCAAAGCCACAACGCATGCAAATTTGAAATGGATTGAAGAACTCTTAGGCATTGGTCTTTATCATCCCTACATGTATTTTCAAATGGGTGTGAGTGAAGTAGAAAAAGCAGACATTGAAGCATTACTTCAAGAACGAACAGAAGCCAAAAAAGCCAAAGATTTTGCCAAAGCTGACACGATTCGCACTCTTTTAGAAGCCAAACAAATTCAACTCATGGATACAGCAAATGGTACACACTGGGAAAAGGTAAACGCTTAA
- a CDS encoding ABC transporter ATP-binding protein has protein sequence MYSLKDVLKRFAPFYKDYIPYFILVVIGMTLASGGTAASAYLVKPLLDEIFIAKDREMLYLLPYAIIAVYAAKEGGKYLQACSTAYIGQNIIKRLREDILGNLLKLNLSFFHTYRTGELISRNTSDVERIRSVVSSIIPEFLRESFTIVGLMGVVIYQSPKLAFFSLIIMPLAIYPLSKMAKKMKKISKASQEKISDITAKLSEIFNNIEVIQANNAQNYEHALFQKDNERYFKLTMKSVKVNELVSPLMETIGAVGVAVVVIIGGGEVIDETMSVGSFFSFLTALFMLYTPIKKISSLYNKMQDALVASERIFFLLDQRTDIQNGTHAFPTQVDTISFENTSLHYGEKQALHGVNLEAKAGEMIALIGDSGGGKSSLMNMLMRFYDPSSGAIRINGVDLREFNLYDLRDNIAMVTQRVYIFHDSIAANVAYGKEIDETKVIDALQKANAYDFIQKLPDGIFTHLDEFGTNLSGGQRQRIAIARAIYSNPQVLILDEATSALDTQSEQKITEAIENLIKDKITFVIAHRLSTIKKADKIALLKHGHICAIGSDEELLASSSEYLKLKGLQH, from the coding sequence ATGTACAGCCTGAAAGATGTTTTAAAGCGATTTGCCCCTTTTTATAAGGACTATATTCCTTATTTTATTTTAGTGGTTATTGGTATGACACTTGCTAGTGGCGGAACAGCAGCATCTGCGTATTTGGTCAAACCTCTTTTAGATGAAATTTTTATTGCCAAAGACAGAGAAATGCTCTATTTGCTTCCTTATGCCATTATCGCAGTGTATGCGGCAAAAGAAGGGGGAAAATACCTCCAAGCCTGTTCAACTGCCTACATTGGTCAAAATATTATCAAACGTCTGCGTGAAGATATTTTGGGAAACCTTCTTAAGCTCAATCTCTCCTTTTTTCATACCTATAGAACAGGCGAGCTTATTAGCCGAAATACCAGCGATGTAGAACGTATAAGATCTGTGGTTTCAAGCATTATCCCTGAATTTTTACGTGAATCATTCACCATTGTGGGGCTCATGGGAGTGGTCATTTACCAAAGTCCAAAATTGGCGTTCTTTTCTTTGATTATCATGCCTTTAGCCATCTACCCACTGAGCAAAATGGCTAAAAAAATGAAAAAAATTTCCAAAGCCTCTCAAGAAAAAATTTCTGATATTACAGCAAAACTGAGTGAAATTTTTAATAATATCGAAGTGATTCAAGCTAACAATGCACAAAACTATGAGCATGCTCTCTTTCAAAAGGATAATGAGCGCTACTTTAAGCTAACCATGAAATCTGTTAAAGTGAATGAATTGGTGAGTCCTTTAATGGAAACTATTGGGGCAGTGGGTGTCGCCGTTGTTGTGATTATTGGTGGAGGAGAAGTCATTGATGAAACGATGAGTGTTGGCTCATTTTTTTCCTTTTTAACAGCACTTTTTATGCTCTATACCCCTATTAAAAAAATCTCATCTCTTTACAATAAAATGCAAGATGCCCTGGTTGCTAGTGAGCGTATTTTCTTTTTACTCGACCAACGCACAGATATTCAAAATGGTACCCATGCTTTTCCTACACAGGTTGATACAATCTCTTTTGAAAATACTTCACTGCATTATGGAGAAAAACAAGCACTCCATGGGGTGAACCTTGAAGCCAAAGCGGGCGAGATGATAGCGCTTATTGGAGATAGTGGTGGTGGCAAAAGTTCACTTATGAATATGCTGATGCGCTTTTACGATCCTTCTTCAGGTGCTATTCGTATCAATGGAGTTGATCTTAGAGAATTTAACCTATATGATCTAAGAGATAATATTGCTATGGTGACGCAACGGGTCTATATTTTTCACGATAGTATTGCCGCCAATGTTGCGTATGGAAAAGAAATTGATGAGACAAAAGTCATAGATGCACTGCAAAAAGCCAATGCCTATGATTTTATACAAAAACTTCCTGATGGTATTTTTACACACTTAGATGAATTTGGAACCAATCTCTCAGGGGGACAAAGACAACGCATTGCCATTGCAAGAGCGATCTATTCAAATCCTCAAGTGCTGATTCTTGATGAAGCAACATCCGCACTCGATACACAAAGTGAGCAAAAAATTACTGAAGCCATTGAAAATCTTATTAAAGATAAAATTACCTTTGTTATCGCACATCGTCTCTCAACCATTAAAAAGGCTGATAAAATTGCCCTTCTAAAACACGGTCATATTTGTGCGATAGGAAGCGATGAAGAACTCTTAGCAAGCTCAAGTGAGTATCTTAAACTTAAAGGGCTTCAACACTAA
- the pgsA gene encoding CDP-diacylglycerol--glycerol-3-phosphate 3-phosphatidyltransferase, with the protein MMNLPNALASMRIALAPLMFIFLVNRDIALFAGLHVSWLDYFAALIFVLASATDFFDGYIARSWNQKTQLGAILDPLADKMLTLAAFLGLMMIDRANPWAIFLILTREFFITGLRVAAISEGKNIAASMAGKVKTVFQMIAIGFLMMNWPFAELLLWIAVALTLYSGYEYIIGYTKKEVK; encoded by the coding sequence ATGATGAATCTTCCCAATGCCCTTGCAAGCATGAGAATTGCCTTAGCGCCTCTCATGTTTATTTTTTTAGTCAATCGTGATATAGCTTTGTTTGCAGGCTTACATGTAAGCTGGTTGGACTATTTTGCAGCCCTTATTTTTGTACTCGCCAGTGCAACTGATTTTTTTGATGGCTATATTGCTCGAAGCTGGAATCAAAAAACACAATTAGGCGCCATTTTAGACCCCTTAGCAGATAAAATGCTCACATTGGCGGCATTTTTAGGTTTAATGATGATAGACAGAGCCAATCCTTGGGCTATTTTTTTAATCCTTACCCGTGAATTTTTTATTACAGGATTGCGTGTGGCAGCAATCAGCGAGGGGAAAAATATTGCGGCAAGTATGGCTGGAAAAGTCAAAACGGTCTTTCAGATGATTGCCATTGGCTTTTTAATGATGAATTGGCCTTTTGCAGAACTTCTTTTATGGATTGCAGTGGCACTGACACTCTATTCTGGTTATGAATATATTATAGGTTATACGAAAAAAGAGGTCAAATAA
- a CDS encoding YggS family pyridoxal phosphate-dependent enzyme — METKQFVTTMDAILTRIEKARLGVSGHHIVKIVAASKSATPQMIEAMYNIGQRCFGENKIQDMSEKVHALAHLPLEWHFIGRLQTNKINQLIDLDPFLMHSLSSLELAQELDKRLHVKNKQMNALLQINSAYEEQKAGVLPEEALEIYEQISLTCKNIQLKGVMSIGAHSEDTQLIQKSFETTHTLFESLQSKGAKYCSMGMSNDFELAIACGANMIRLGSILFK; from the coding sequence ATGGAAACTAAACAATTTGTCACAACAATGGATGCGATTCTTACCCGTATTGAAAAAGCACGTTTGGGCGTGAGTGGTCATCATATCGTCAAAATTGTCGCAGCGAGTAAAAGCGCAACGCCCCAGATGATTGAAGCCATGTATAACATAGGGCAACGCTGTTTTGGAGAAAATAAGATTCAAGACATGAGTGAAAAAGTACACGCACTCGCACATCTTCCTTTAGAGTGGCACTTTATCGGGCGTTTGCAGACCAACAAAATCAATCAACTCATTGACCTTGACCCCTTTTTAATGCACTCACTCAGCTCACTAGAACTTGCTCAAGAACTCGATAAACGTTTACATGTAAAGAATAAACAGATGAATGCGCTTTTACAAATCAACAGTGCCTATGAAGAGCAAAAAGCAGGTGTTCTTCCTGAAGAAGCTTTAGAAATTTATGAGCAAATCAGCCTTACATGTAAAAACATTCAGCTTAAGGGAGTTATGAGCATTGGAGCACACAGCGAAGATACACAGTTGATTCAAAAAAGTTTTGAGACAACCCACACGCTTTTTGAATCACTCCAAAGTAAAGGGGCAAAATATTGTTCTATGGGTATGAGCAATGATTTTGAACTTGCTATTGCATGTGGTGCGAATATGATTCGCTTAGGGAGTATTTTATTTAAATAA
- the rseP gene encoding RIP metalloprotease RseP translates to MGTLTSLLVLSFLIFFHELGHFLAARFFGVHVEVFSIGFGKKVFSKIIGKTEYCFSLIPLGGYVQMKGQDDKDPTKLSYDADSYTTKAPWKRIIILFAGPFANFLLAFLLYMAIGSMGVSKLSPIIGQMSENSVALEAGIQSNDRIVMIDGVLIQTWDEVSALIQKSTDTLEVKIERAGSVFTFHMTPKITQYQNMFGEILEKKMLGISPSGKTLEIHYGMDELPQFAWEQTLRATTLILTGLQKLVEGVVSPKEMGGIISIVKVTSDASDAGIIALFALTALISVNLGVFNLLPIPALDGGHIMFNAYEMLTKKAPNEKILTSLTMAGWGLLLSLMAFTIINDIYRLANGN, encoded by the coding sequence ATGGGTACACTTACATCTCTTCTCGTCCTCTCTTTTTTGATTTTTTTTCACGAATTGGGTCATTTTTTAGCCGCTCGCTTTTTTGGTGTTCATGTGGAAGTTTTTAGCATTGGTTTTGGGAAAAAAGTTTTTTCTAAGATCATTGGCAAAACAGAGTATTGCTTCTCTTTGATTCCTCTTGGTGGTTATGTTCAAATGAAAGGGCAAGACGACAAAGACCCTACTAAGCTCAGTTATGATGCCGATAGCTACACAACAAAAGCACCGTGGAAACGTATTATCATTCTTTTTGCAGGGCCTTTTGCAAATTTTTTATTAGCCTTCTTACTCTATATGGCAATTGGGAGTATGGGTGTGAGCAAACTCTCCCCTATTATTGGTCAAATGAGTGAAAATTCTGTTGCCTTAGAAGCGGGTATTCAAAGCAATGATCGCATTGTGATGATTGATGGTGTTTTGATTCAAACGTGGGATGAAGTGAGCGCTTTAATTCAAAAAAGCACAGATACTTTGGAAGTTAAAATTGAGCGAGCGGGCAGTGTTTTTACATTTCATATGACACCTAAAATTACTCAATATCAAAATATGTTTGGTGAAATTTTAGAGAAAAAAATGCTAGGAATCTCTCCGAGTGGTAAAACCCTCGAGATACACTATGGTATGGATGAACTCCCTCAATTTGCGTGGGAACAAACACTAAGGGCAACCACATTGATTCTCACAGGACTGCAAAAACTGGTTGAGGGGGTTGTCTCTCCCAAGGAGATGGGTGGCATTATCAGCATCGTCAAAGTCACTTCGGATGCAAGTGATGCAGGTATCATCGCACTCTTTGCACTCACAGCGCTTATTTCAGTCAATCTGGGTGTTTTTAATTTATTGCCTATTCCCGCTCTTGATGGTGGGCACATTATGTTTAATGCCTATGAAATGCTGACAAAAAAAGCGCCCAATGAGAAAATTCTTACAAGCCTTACTATGGCAGGGTGGGGATTGCTTTTGAGCCTTATGGCGTTTACAATTATCAATGACATATACAGGTTGGCCAATGGAAACTAA